gatcagtaaactcacgttactatagtaactaagtggCATTTAATgttttcctcgcctactataattaaaattttgaatattaatctttaatattttagaattaaaaaataacgcttattttccccaaatacaccatgcgtgcatacatcattggaaagctaaaaatatgctcttttcagtaacaccataatttactatagtttgtatttaaaaaaaatacaactttgtgttgtatctcaaaaatcatcaaatatttttaaaatttttcaacggcagtatattctacttaaaaaagtgtcttaagaacgtatcaacctcattcctctaatttcaaaaataaacgaaatatgagcattttttgaaatcacgaaaatttgactttttggctataactaaaaaacaaaagaagatagaggtttggtgtttgcgggattgggttagtctcgaaaaaagaaaccgggacatggcacctacttttttcgtatctcttatagtttctgagatagcctataataacacccaaatttgcccaccctgtacatttcCGTGTGCCTCACAATGAAGGCACACCTGTTCCAGAAACAGACATAGcgtcaaataaaaattggtactGACGTTTAGAAGAGTATTGCCCTCTATCTCATGACACTTCACATACAACTTGGTTGGCGATCTAAAACTTTCAAAAGGAGCAAATTACACTGTTGAGGCTAAGGCTGTAATGTTGTAACTCCAGGTGCAAAAATTAGCATCGCTTAATATTTCAACATGCAGAATTCAATTTGGGTTATCCGTACCGGTTGAATGAATTATGATGATGGGACCAAAttataagagtaaaaaaatcgccaaaatttcaatttatataaGGTGacttaaatttactttaacctaattaatgatttaatttatttctgattATGTCGATGATGAAACTGAAATCCTTCCTTCcttgtttattgtaatcaaaACCATGAAAACTTCAAGAAAACTGATAAaatctacatttttattatataactCGAAATAACCTCATTCAAAACTTAAGTATCGAGTAATTTTCTAAAGTTCtcgtttttattaaagttcaTAAACTTATCATTCGAAAGTAAAAACTATTTAGCAACCAGTGTCCACAGATTGCACTATTGTGTATTGTTTGACGTTAAGCATGTGTGACCACCAccgtatataaatatatacggccacatcaaatttatttgtacAGTTTCTTAAAGAATCTCGTGAGAAAAATGTTGTCTTCAACCGGTAGTATTTTTTTAGCAGCGCTTATCATTGCtttctcttgtacttttgtgCAAAGTACGcccaaaaaatatcaaactgaAGAAGGgtaagttaaaattttatttcaacgcTTTTGATGCAATTTGCTTTTTTGGttgaattttaaagatttcaaCCGAGTTTTCGTTATTTTGAATCGTCTTTAATTACGAATAGAACAAACGAATCTCGAAGAAATGATTTGGAAGCTAAAGATTCTGCCGATAGATTGGAACGGTTTGGGTATGTCGGTTCTTTTGGAAATACCGGTAATGGACAAACTTACGGTTCGACTGGATTAGGAAATTCAGTTCCTATGAAAATCGATTTGGGAGGGGTACTTCTCGGTGCTTTAATTGGCCTAGGAGCTGTTTTAATTGTTCCAAAATTAACACAATTATTTTCTATGCATCCAAACTACagaagtaaaaaattatttcggcatttcatgatttattttattgaaattatgttttctttttaggtTTAGATgatcaaaattcaattttaaccgATATTATGGCCAGATTGGATAATTCTTTAGAACAAAATCATATTGATGGTAACTCATGTATGCAAAGAGTTATTTGTTCTTATGTGCATGAGgcacaaaagaaaattaaggaCGGCGGGGCGTCTACCATAGATGAAATAATCTTTTCAGTTTCAAAGTAAGACACCTCTTATacataaaagtttttaacttatagttttgttcttttatgttttagcAATGCTTTATTCAGTTTAATGCTAGATGGATCAACTATAAAACAAGCTGTCGATATGGGGAAACAATCTAATTTAGATCAATGCCAAAAATTGTATGAAAAATGTCCCCTAACTAAAGATAGCGTTCTGCAAATTTTGAGCAATGTTGTACCTTAAtccattaatttctttattattgatattagAATCCTGGGGTATTGTActaataaattatgtttttataattattattaaaatttctaataaataatttgtctTAACCTTCTATAAGTTATGCAACAAAACAAacatttatgtataaaagatAGATGTCGCTTATTAGCATCAGTGACTAAAGTCTTAAAGCATAACCTACATTATCGGCATTTCAACCTGTCAAATACGTgtacatataaataaaatgttcgTTTCGCGTTTATTACTCTAGTTAATCATTAAATAAGCGTTTAAAAATGGGGCTGTGCAAGTGTCCGAAAAGAAAAGTAACAAACCAGTTTTGTTTCGAGCACAGAGTAAACGTCTGCGAGCATTGTATGGTTACAAATCACCCAAAAGTAAGTACAtacaatcttaatttttggaaatactTAATTGATTCGCTTAACTTTCACCACAGTGTATCATACAATCTTATTTACAATGGCTTCAAGACAGCGATTACAACCCTATTTGCGAATTATGCATGAAAGAATTGAATTTGGAGGATTGTATTAGATTAACTTGTTATCGTAAGTatattcgaaaaaatgttttggttttgttcaaataaaatatacatctTCTTTTGATGTTGTAGATGTATTTCATTGGTCTTGTCTTGATAACTACTCAAGACAACTTCCTTCTACTACAGCTCCCGCTGGTTATACATGCCCTTCCTGTAGAGCTGCTTTATTTCCCCCTTCAAATTTAGTCAGTCCTGTTGCTGATGTTTTAAGAGAGAAATTAGCAGGAGTTAATTGGGCAAGAGCTGGTTTAGGATTACCTCTAGTAAATTTtgtggttattattattatgagatatattatttttcatttttttttagctcTCTGAAGAAAGTGAATTAAAACCAGTTTTGAATAGAAACCCAGCTCCAAGTATATCACCTGGGCCACCTTATTCTGTGGTACATGTTGAAGATCAAGTTTCATTTAATAGGGAATCGAGTGATAAATATCAAGCACCAGCTAGAAGAGTATTTCAAGATATTAGAGAAACCAGAGGTGTTGTAGTTGACCATGATGAAGACAAATATAAACGAAGACCTGCTTCGGAATGGTTTAAAAGATTATGGAAGTATGCTTTTTGCTATTGAGGGttaaaattccaaattaattttatctactTATTTTAGAAATGCAAGGAATAATCCTAGAAATCGATCAAATGGCTCAATTTATAAACGATACTTTATGTTAACacttattattgttattgcaATAATTGTGCTATTATTAACCATGTCTAGATTAAGTAGACATTCTTCGGATAATGATCCACTGTGGGATGTAAGAGAGAACCCTAATGTTCACTTCAAACAGGAAACAATttaattgcattaaaaaaagcacttttatgtaaaaattacctgaactttttgttttcgttAATAGATCAGCATTTATGTTTTGTGTATATTAAGCTGTATTTactattacataaaaaatacattattgtttcgtatttttatgtttaatttaaatctaaaactgtttttaatGAATACTTCATgcaatttatcacaaaatattTGCAGAATTTGTGTTTATATGAGACTAATCTTCAAGATGACtatgtatttttaaatcatcgaATTTTAAACCTAATTTGGCAGTACGTAATCAACCATTTATGCATATCAGCTGCATCAATTCacttattaagttattatcaAATCCTACTAATAAGTATGTACTTGATGATTGTTGTATTAtgttatgattaattaaatttcgagTTTCGTAATTTCCTGGTTTGAAACTCTACTTTTAATtggattttaatttactatactctgtttttaaaccaggaggagtaaacgcgaaagtcagatttacactaggaaaaatcaccagaaaatatcactagatattttggcggtaaatttaaattaataattatttgtctTAAAGCTGCTAACACAGAGCTGATTTTATTTGGGCCAAGAAAGGTGATAAGTGAGAATTCTGTTCGGGATCGGGTCAAGATAGTTGTCAACAATCAAGTATTGCCGCTGAAAGATTGTGTGAAAAACTTGGGTGTCTTATTGgacgaaaatttaaactttaataaacacATCAATAAGTGCACTGCTTCCGCGTATGCTGCTCTTAAGCTGATTTATGGCGGTCAGTCGTTCCTCAATCGTAGAACAAGGGTGCTTTTGTGCGAGGCCTTGGTGTTAGcgcattttaattattgtgataCATTGTATGATCAGTGTATTTCATATAGTAATACgaaaaaaatgtagaaaattcaaaattcttgcttGCGCTTGATATTTAGGTTACGGGTTCgcacaaattaaaggatttgaGTTGGCTCAACATGAAAAACAGGCGCATACTTCATTCGGCGGTTTTgttctttaatataattacttTGAAGAAACCTCCATActtgttcaataaaataaaatttcgtacCGATGTTCATACCTTGAATATTCGATTCAAGGGCACACTTACCCCGCCGATACATCATCACCAGCTATTTAAGAAATGCTTTTCATACCAAATAACACATATTCTTAATGATTTGCCATCAACTGTAAAATGTTGCACTTCTTCAAGGTTGTTTCATCACAGAGTGAACGGCCGCTTGTCTCAAATTCAGAATGCATTGTAGGGCGACAGGGATCGGGCAGTTTACGcttagtaattaattatgatttcaCCATCGggtctttttcttttcgtttttcttttctttttctctcttgtatatttagaattagttttattaggtTTGAGTGGAAGAGCAGGTGCTGTTACGGCTGCACCTGAACTCCGCCTAATTTGTGCTggcttaatttataataattttatgtatatatgtatactatgcataaatatattattattattatatatttatggttaacaacaagcatcgcatcattttgttgttgtcgaattgctcagagaaagatgcggattacattcgcacactaaatttttttaccattatgcatttttaaaatgggggcgcggattagattcgagtgcggataagattcgagaaaatacggtactcctcctggtttaaaaacagagtatagttgccaaagaaaacttcaaggtaaaattaatgtttgtaaacaaaactaaccttacctaacattccttcacgctataattgacattacaaaagaaaacttcacgctataattcccattactaattgccaaagaaaacttcatggtataattaatgtttgtaaacaaaactaaccttacctcacattccttcacgctataattgacattacaaaagaaaacttcacgctataattaccattacaaattgccaaagaaaacttcatggtataattaatgtttgtaaacaaaactaaccttacctcacattccttcacgctataattgacattacaaaagaaaacttcacgctataattgccattacaaattgccaaagaatacttcatggtataattaatgtttgtaaacaaaactaaccttacctcacattccttcacgctctaattgacattacaaaagaaaacttcacgctataattgccattactaattgccaaagaatacttcatggtataattaatgtttgtaaacaaaactaaccttacctaacattcagcgtctgaagacacagggctaaacccgaaacttaaaaatatacaacttagcgctgaataacaattaaaactagaactaacacttgcactagaactatactctgtttttaaaccaggaggagtaaacgcgaaagtcagatttacactgggaaaaatcaccagaaaatatcactagatattttggcggtaaatttaaattaataattattatttatttatttacttattattgtatttattttcgtttgttatcgtcaacactaaacatacaaattaacattgaagttatgagtgtatttatttcaaaatataataaaaaagggtttaagaacacaaaatatacaataatgacacgaaactgtcgaattatcaattacctaaccttcaaattcaaaattgcctgtgtgtgaaccttcctcgcattcaaccaatcacgtgcaaggtcaatctggtgacaaatttaaaatactcctggtttaaaaacagagtatagttgccaaagaaaacttcaaggtataattaatgtttgtaaacaaaactaaccttacctaacattccttcacgctataattgccattacaaaagaaaacttcacgctataattgccattactaattgccaaagaatacttcatggtataattaatgtttgtaaacaaaactaaccttacctcacattccttcacgctataattgacattacaaaagaaaacttcacgctataattgccattacaaattgccaaagaatacttcaaggtataattaatgtttgtaaacaaaactaaccttacctcacattccttcacgctataattgacattacaaaagaaaacttcacgctataattgccattactaattgccaaagaatacttcatggtataattaatgtttgtaaacaaaactaaccttacctaacattcagcgtctgaagacacagggctaaacccgaaacttaaaaatatacaacttagcgctgagtaacaattaaaactagaactaacacttgcactagaactatactctgtttttaaaccagaaCGAGTAAAGGCGAA
This genomic stretch from Onthophagus taurus isolate NC chromosome 7, IU_Otau_3.0, whole genome shotgun sequence harbors:
- the LOC111421983 gene encoding uncharacterized protein, whose translation is MLSSTGSIFLAALIIAFSCTFVQSTPKKYQTEEGFQPSFRYFESSLITNRTNESRRNDLEAKDSADRLERFGYVGSFGNTGNGQTYGSTGLGNSVPMKIDLGGVLLGALIGLGAVLIVPKLTQLFSMHPNYRSLDDQNSILTDIMARLDNSLEQNHIDGNSCMQRVICSYVHEAQKKIKDGGASTIDEIIFSVSNNALFSLMLDGSTIKQAVDMGKQSNLDQCQKLYEKCPLTKDSVLQILSNVVP
- the LOC111421980 gene encoding zinc finger protein-like 1 homolog, translated to MGLCKCPKRKVTNQFCFEHRVNVCEHCMVTNHPKCIIQSYLQWLQDSDYNPICELCMKELNLEDCIRLTCYHVFHWSCLDNYSRQLPSTTAPAGYTCPSCRAALFPPSNLVSPVADVLREKLAGVNWARAGLGLPLLSEESELKPVLNRNPAPSISPGPPYSVVHVEDQVSFNRESSDKYQAPARRVFQDIRETRGVVVDHDEDKYKRRPASEWFKRLWKNARNNPRNRSNGSIYKRYFMLTLIIVIAIIVLLLTMSRLSRHSSDNDPLWDVRENPNVHFKQETI